AACTCACTCTCCCATGTTGGTCTCCGACTGATTCTGCAGATGCCAGTAGGAATACAACATAACCTCAAGAGAGCACAACAGGGTGTATATAGATGCAGTAACGTGAAAATGTTATCAGGTTAGGATGCATGAAACAGGTGTACCAGCAGTAGATGTACCAGCAGTAAACAGGTGTACCAGCAATACATTGTGGTCTAAAGAGAAAAATGTATGCCTTGACTGACCATTTTCTCATAGATTCAGAGTGTAGTATATGTATTTGATACAATGTTGAGTTTTAATGTAAATCACAGGTACTATAGCGACACATCTTAGGACTGCTAGGAATGCAAGAGGTAATTCTACCAAATAGCCATTGATCATTTTTTCAGAAGTGCATTAAGGCTTAATACAACAGAAAATATTTTAGATATTTGAGTTACTTTACCATTATAAGTACTGAACATAAATAAAGCTATGCATTTATAAATGGTGGCATATAACAAGAATAGTGCTGCTGTAATATTAAATGTATACCGGTATTGGTCTTGCTGTTGAACTATACACAAATGTATTTTCTACTTAAATAAATAGTAGTACTTGAAATCCACCTGTGACTAGTGGCAGCACTGAATTAACCAGTCTCATAGTTGTAGACTTGTTTTGACAATAGCTACATTAAAATTACTACATGATTTTGTACCTGACTACCATCTTGCTTTGTTCAGCATGCAGAATCTTACTGCAGGAAATATTTCATTCACAACTTTCAAATTCATTTTCTATACTTTGGGGGAATGGAGGCCTCTTCTTTTCATTCCACATTTCCTGATGTTTTTATTATCTACTGTCTCAAACTCCACTCttatatatttaattatatCTCAGAAAACATTGCACTCTCCTATGCATGTACTAATAGGCCTACTGGCTTTGCTTGACTTGTGTTCTCCAATATTTATTATACCCAATATGCTACTCAGCTTTCTTTTTAACTGGGACTCGATTTCTCTTACAGGCTGTTTAATACAAATGTTTTGCATTCATTATATTTGTTCATTTCAGTCTACTCTTCTGTTGTGGATGGCATTGGATCGGTTCTTTGCCATATGCAGACCTCTTTATTATCACAAACATATGGAAGTCCCTAATTTCCTTAAATTTGTCATTGCACCACTTATTAGAAATTTAAGTTTAGTTGTTTTAATTGTCGCTTTGGCTGGAAGATTGTCTTTCTGTGGGACAAATGAAATACATCACTGTTTTTGTGAACACATGGCATTGGTCCAGCTGGGCTGTGGAGATATTTCTATTAACAACATAATAGGACTTACAGCTGTTTTTCTGATACCAACTGTAGATTTTGTTTTCATTGCAACATCCTATGTAATGATATTTACTTCTGTAATGAAATCTGGAAAGTCtcatttaaaagctattaacACTTGTGTTACACATATCTTTGTCATAATAGTTAGTTTGTCATGTGTTTTAATTGCTTTTTTGTCATACAGAATAAGAAATGAGTTCTCTTCAGGAAGCAGAATTTTTCTGAGTACATTGTACATACTTTTTCCAAGCTGTTTTAACCCAATTATTTATGGAGTAAGGACAAAAGAAATAAGAGAACAGTTTCTaaaattcattaaaaatataaatattttatcaCCGTGACCATAACCATTGTTCCTTTCAATCACATTTTGAAACTTGCATCAaaagtttattttaaaatgaaagaatgacatttatatatttttgtgaTTGTATTTCTCAAATGATGTTTAGGCACCCTAAATACAAGttaaagttaaacacagagtgctttcttctttttattatgTTATCACATTATGAAATTGTAAACCTACGACACTTGTAAGCAAAGAGAAGCAGTGTTGTGGCATGAAGAAGTAATTCTAGTTACATGTTGGATCTTCTGACTGCTTTTATTTTAACAACCTCTGAATACTTTTTATTACAATATCATGATTTCATATTGAATAATGCTTGCTTCATTTATAAATCTGATTTATAAAAAGTCCTGTTTAACAGCATCCAGTGTATTTCTCACATTATTAAATGTTATGGTGCAAAATACAATTATTATACCAATGGTTTTCATTTAGAAGTAGCAGACATTATACAAATGTTGAATTCTACTTATAAGCAatgctgaaaataaaaaaataaataaacctttCAGGCAGTTCATTGTTTATGTTGTTTTTGTGACATTTGTGCAAATGTATCTTTCTTTACAGTTTCAGTTTAAGTTCTACTTCAAGCTAGAACAATCACAGTATATACACAATTATGGCAGCCTTCCAAGTTAAATGATGATTAGTTTTAGTATAACTAAAATGATAAACACCTTGCTGGAATGTCTGAAGAAGCAGGTCCTAAATCATTACAAACCCTGATGCTGCTTTTCTGTGCTGTTTGAATGAtgtccagtgatgtcagtaacgcgttactctaatcttaccacttttttcggtaacgagtaatataacgcgctactatttccagtccagtaatcagattaaagttacttatccaaataacggtgcgttactatttttattttccctagtaaaaatatatatttttgctttcttcttggctcagttctacttttgcgtctaaCCGTAGCGCACGACTCGCatgctgcgcgcgaccctgtgagagcgcgagcacgttttacacgtcattttttttgcagtgttctcccGTAACGatctgtggtagtataaagaaacacccctcaaaaacaggggaagggacatttacatgaagaatttttttttttttttcaattcttTATTTTGTGACAAACATATGTTATCTTAGTATACATCATCAAAGTCAATGTTGTCACTTAGAACATTTTGTGCATTTATAAGATtatggaaaacaaaaaaaaataaaataaaaataagcacacccaaaatatatatatatatatatatatatatatatatatatatatatatatatatatacatgcatacacatacattcacatacatacatatacacgtgcatacatacatacaaacaaatAATCAGTCACATGTCTGGCAGGTGATAATTTTACCTTAATACTCGAGCATGGGAAAAAACTTCTAATTACATAATTAATATGAACAAACACTGATGTCTACTCACTAGTTATTTCAACTAAATGTGGTCGTAAGGGCTTTACATAAGTTACCCATTTTAGCCATAACTTGCAGaatcttttcatttgtaaacgGAGTGAAGAGGTAATTTTTTCTAAGATATAAATTTCGTTCACTAGATCAATCCAGTTATCTATTAAGGGGGGATCAGGTGTATACCAAGACCTtgttatattttttttacaagcaGAGATCAGAACCCCAAACAAATGTTTTTCAGGCCTTTCCCACATCCAATTTCCCAGGTATAGAATCTCAAATTGAAATGGTATTTCCATATTAAATATTTCCATCAATGCTTTATGAACAGCTAGCCAATAGTCCTGTATCACGGTACATTCCCAGAATATATGCCAATGATTAGCCATCCGATTCCCACATTGTCTCCAGCATGTTGCATTCCCAGTAAAATGTGCCTTTTGTTGTGGAGTAGTAAAGAAACGTACTAGACATTTCCATCCAAATTCACGCCATATATATGAGTTGGTATGTTTCCATTGAGATTCACAAACTTTGTGCCATTCTTCTTCTGAAATAACAAAGTTGCCTTCTTTCTcccatttatttttaatatattgtGTAGAATGagattttaccattgtaaagcCCTTGTACAATCTAGAAATTATGCCTTTACACAGTCTAGATGAATATGCATCAACCATTATTTGTATCATAGGTTCGTTCATGTCTGGAGttttcagttttattttatgATCAAAATAATGGCATATCTGGAGATATCTgaaaaaatcttgtttttctaaTCCGTATTTTTCTGTCAATGTCTGGAAATCGTGCAACTGGCCCTTTTCTGTTAATGAATAGTATGTCGTTATCCCTTTAGTTAACCAATATTTAAATCTATTATCCATTTTATTAGGCTTAAAATCCTTATCATAGGCACACCATCTAAATATTCTAAGTTTTTCACATAATTTGTATTCCTCTTTAACTGTACTCCAAATTTGTAATTCAGATTTCATCCAGGGATTTTGGATTTTATCCTCATAtattttccaatcattttctgCTAATATTGCTTGCATTGGTGGATCTTTGATTATTGACAATTCAATATCTTTCCATCTAGCTTGATAATCTGGGTTACATAAGCAGATCAAGTATTTGATTTGGGCTGTGTAGAAATAATCTGTAAGATTTGGGAGAGCCATTCCACCTTTCTCCTTCAAAAGTTGTAATGTTTTGAACCTAATCCTGGGTCTCTTCCCCTGACATATGAATCTAGATATCATTTTATTCCATTCTGAAAATTGTTTTGGGATTATTTCTAATGGAAGAGCCTGGAATAAGAAGAGAAATCTTGGGAGGATATTCATTTTTACTGTGTCTATTCTGTGACTAAGATTTAGGAAGGATATGGAGTTCCATCTCTGTATGTCAGCTTTAATTTTTGTTAAAAGGGGGTCATAATTTGTCTCTGTTAAGGTAAAAATGTCCTTTGGTATATTTATGCCGAGATATTTTATTGTGTTCTGGTTCCATTTGAGGCTAAACTTGTCCAAGATCTTCTTGGAGGGCGTATAGTTAAAAACCAATATTTGAGTCTTCTGTACATTTAGTTTGTATCCAGCATATTTCCCAAAACGTTCCAGTAGGTCCATCAATTCAAGAAACGAGTTTGATGGTTCCTCCATGTACATCAGAACATCATCTGCATAAAGTGCAATCTTGTGTTGCTCCCCATGTATAGACACACCTTTAATTTTTTCTGTTTGACGTATCCATTGAGCGAGTGGTTCTATGTATAGGGCAAAGAGTAGAGGCGAGATTGGGCATCCCTGTCTTGTTCCCCGTTGTAATGTAATAGAGTCAGAGAGATATCCGTTTATTTTAATTTGTGCTTTTGGTTTATCATATAAAGTCTGAATTCCCTTAATAAATTGGTCATGAAATCCAAATCTTTTGAGAATGCTATATAAAAAGGACCAATTTACAGAGTCAAAAGCCTTTTCAGCATCCAGACTCACTAGACAGGCTTTTATTTTACGTTGCTGAATATGGTTCACTATGTGCAATGTACGTCTAATGTTATCATGGGTTTGTCTTTGTGGGACAAACCCTGTTTGATCATTGTGTATGAGTTTGGGCAGGATCTTTTCTACTCTTCTGGCCAGGATTGCCGTATATAGCTTATAGTCCACGTTGAGAACCGAAATAGGTCTATATGATGCACAATCTGTTTTATCCTTTCCTTCCTTGGGAATGACTGAAATGATAGCCTCCCTCCATGAAGGTGGTATTCTACCTTCCAACAGTGCTGTATTACAAGTTTGAAGGAGATTCGGTATTAATTCAGATCTAAAAATCCTATACCATTCGGATGGAAAACCGTCCGGGCCCGGAGACTTATTGGCCTTCAACCTTGAAATGGCCTTCTGCAGTTCATCTTCCGTTATCTCTGCTGTCAATTCCAATTTTTCTTCTTCCGACAGGGTAGGTAAATGGAGGGATCCCAGGAAACTATCTATTTGCGGGTCattctctgtgtgtggttgagaATACAGTTCTCCATAGTAATTTTTAAAGGCTTTTTGTATCCCATCTCTgtcatatattaatattttagaatCTTCTTCTCTAATTTTATAGATCATATTTTCTGATTCCTGTTTTTGTAATCTTCTTGCTAATAATTTGGTAGCCTTTGACCCTGACTcataatatttttgttttgtaaataaCATCTTTTTTTCTATTTCTTGCGTATATATTGCGTTTAATTTGTTCCTAATCATCTTTATTTTTGAAATTAGATTcgggttttgttttgctttgtttttcatTTCCAGCTCTTTTAATTCTTTATTTAAGTCCAACAGTCTGGATTGTCTTATTTTCTTTTGATAAGCACAGTGGGCTATTATTTTGCCTCTCATGACTGCCTTTAAAGTGTCCCACACTATCTCTGAACCCACTTCCCCATTgtcattctgttgaaaaaacatttttatttcttcaGCCATTTGTGTTTTGAAATGCTGATTATTTAAAATGCTTGAGTTAAGCCTCCACAGTGTATTTCCCATAGTTCTATTAATTTGGATACTCAATGAAATTGGTGCGTGATCTGACAAATCAATTATACCTATATCATTATGACGTATTCTGTGTCGGTCtcttttaaataaaaagaaGTAATCAATCCTTGAGTAAACATTGTGGGGCGGGGAGTAATATGTGTAGTCACGTCCTGTTGGGTTCAGGTCCCTCCAGATATCTATTATACCCAATTCTGTCATAAGTATAGACATTTTTTTATGTAATGCATTCCTTGAGTTATCTTTTGTCGAGTCCAATCTTGGATTCAAACGTATATTCCAATCTCCCCCACAAATTACAATACCTTCTGCTTTTGCCATAAGGTCAAACATTTTcctataaaatgtaaaatcacTACCAGGTGGTGCATAAACGTTCAATATAGTTATTAGAATGCCCTCTACTTTTCCTGAAACCATGACATACCTTCCCTCTTTATCTTTTATTTCAGATATTTGTTCAAATGGTATTTTATTAGAAAATAAAATTGCAACCCCTCTCCTATGGCCTGATTTATAAGATGAATAATAAATTTTTGAGAAACCTATCCTTTTAAGTTTTTCATGTTCACTAGAATCCAGGTGTGTTTCCTGCAGTATGTGCTTTTGTGTATGTGCAGTATGTGCAATATGTGctttttcctttttcatttttgttaaAATCTTACTTCTCTTCACTGGGTTTAGCAGCCCGTTTACATTAAAAGAAATTACTTTAAGATTTTGGTTGTTCATAGTTTATGAAGCATATCCAGTTCTTTCTCATAATTTCCCCACCTCTAATCCCCACCTCTAATCTGGCGTTCGTTTTGTTCAATTCTTGCTTTATGTCTGCAAGCTGTTGCCGGTTGTCCCGTCTGAAATCTTTCAGCTCGTTTAGAATGCTAAGCAGGCTGACCTCTTGTTCTGGCCCGCCATGTTGTTCTTGCTCGGGAGAACCGCTTCGGCTTCGCTGTTCAGCAAAATTCTGGGTTGTGTCGGTCGTCAACATATTTGTCCTTCGCCTTGTTGCAACCCCTTTTTGCATTATCTTAGAAATTCACTTCGGTTTTTATATTCGTTGTGTTTTTGGGGTTGTTTTACTGGAATGTCAGGAGGAGAGCCAAATTACGCTGCCATGTCGTGCGGCGGCGGAACCGGAACCTAcatgaagaattttaatgttgctttgtgtttcacgtttgaaaagtgctgaaattttgactaacgtcgcctactttaaaatgcttaaattgtaatggtatttcgtttcacaaactgtctgactgaacagttcgcttgtattacgtttacaaataaatttacaaataataccgcgcagctaaacaaacgtaatgtcaggagatactgtagcgactactactcctcacggcgagtcttgccctttaagtgacatatggggggggggggggggggggggtctgtgtgcgccagggttgcgttatcaataaagtttccctcctcgggatttttggattaagcagtttctgcctcggttaccgaacctgcttcaatacattgttactgttaaaaatgcacttccaataaagtgagtattggaaaaattaattttgctgctgaatgatTTTGCATTGAAtataactactaaagtaacttgtaatctaactaagttacttttaaaaggagtaatcagtaatcagtaatcggattactttttcaaggtaacttagccatcactgatgATGTCGGCCATTCCACAATTCCCCACAATGGAAATTAATTGGATCAAAGCCTATTGTCAGATCTGCTTCTGGCAATTCCATTCATCACCTCCAGAGGTCACCATTGCACAGATGTTTGTAATGATCTAATTTATTAGGCTTTATAAGGTGCAAGTTGCAACTACTCTGCATGAAGCTGCTTAATGAGTTTACATTCTATAGATTTTGCCCCTTGGAGCTACAACAATAATTTAATTTCCCACTGGGATTAATGaaggtatatatttatttagctgtctgtttgtttgtctgtttcatcgaaacaccaacgaagggaggtgccttcctgatgaccccaatGAAAAGCTTgaaaggtattgtgtgtgtctttgtcactttgttttgaaggtcagtccaggtttgtgtggtggtctgagtactttgaggcaatggaccatgaacatagtgcgcttTGCTtttggatccttgtcgagccagtatcagattgtagctgctgctgtgttctgttcaagcaactagtgtgtgcatagggtgtgtgaaatctatctcATCATGGCAGTAGTTTCTTAGTAGTACTGGGTAGTTGAGATGATGGGTCATGAGCATAGTAGTAgggtattattagatcatagtggttggttggttaatacatcctagcaAAGCCTTTTGCATGACTTcagatgttaggtgcaggattttatcatcttcctgtattaTGTTACTTAAATGAGTGGAactacaggggttggacaacgaaactgaaacacctgtcatTTTAGGAGGTTTCATGGgtaaattggaccagcctggtggcaaatcttcattaattgcacattgcaccagtacAAGCAGAGTGTGAAGGTTAAATTGGCAGGCTAAgagcacagttttgctcaaaatattgcaatgtaCACAATATGGATGACATACAAGGGTTCAAAAGAGAACAAATTATTGGTGCACATCTTGCTGgtgcatctgtgaccaagatagcaagtctttgtgatgtatcaagagccacgGTATCAGAATCAAAATcagaatactttattgatccccgaGGGGAAATTGCAGATGCTACAGTTGCCCGATTccatacataaaaataaaatatatgttaAATAGATCTATTAAATATACACATCCATAAACATATAAGAATAAATTGGCAAAGTATGTGTAAAATGGCAAAATGCAGTGGTGAAGTGATCAGTGTTATTGCACTTATTAAAACTatctactgtatatatacattgTGTATACATTGTTCTTGCacatatacattttatttattatgcaTTCATCTactgtgctttatcgtctctttcctcaggtgtttgatataggtattgcttactgtccttttctcaggtattgtgcataattgggttatagcagcgtttctcaaagtgtggtgCGCATGGGTAtagcaggtggggcgcaagcaattggaagaaatgaacctttttaagcctgtcgttttaatgcctgttcgttttgcataagccccagatgtttaaaatgtctgcggaacagtgtgaaccagggctagattcagccctttaatgaatttgtaccgaaTTACGTTTGCCATCTTTCCTATGACCCATCCTAAATACCCCAATTGACTGGTAATGGGTATTGGTACATATACCTAGGATCACTAACTACTGCCAAAGCCCCTGGCTGCCACCGTTGTTATACAGGCTGATCTGGGTGCACATAAGTAAAGAGCTCTTTTGGTTTGGTTATCCGTGATGACCGTCTCAAAACAGGTTCAACACCTCTGCTTGGTTCTTACCACCTGACTCTTGCTGGTCTACTTCAATATCAACAATTTCTTCACTTGTAAACTGTAACCCAGGGTTGAGTTCATCCTTGACTCCCGTTCGCTCCCCCAACGAGGGCTGAAGTTGTAGGTAACctcttcctccgactcctcaCTGTCATCAGGTTCACTGGATGGTAAC
This sequence is a window from Brachyhypopomus gauderio isolate BG-103 chromosome 16, BGAUD_0.2, whole genome shotgun sequence. Protein-coding genes within it:
- the LOC143477367 gene encoding olfactory receptor 52K1-like, which translates into the protein MQNLTAGNISFTTFKFIFYTLGEWRPLLFIPHFLMFLLSTVSNSTLIYLIISQKTLHSPMHVLIGLLALLDLCSPIFIIPNMLLSFLFNWDSISLTGCLIQMFCIHYICSFQSTLLLWMALDRFFAICRPLYYHKHMEVPNFLKFVIAPLIRNLSLVVLIVALAGRLSFCGTNEIHHCFCEHMALVQLGCGDISINNIIGLTAVFLIPTVDFVFIATSYVMIFTSVMKSGKSHLKAINTCVTHIFVIIVSLSCVLIAFLSYRIRNEFSSGSRIFLSTLYILFPSCFNPIIYGVRTKEIREQFLKFIKNINILSP